The Bacteroidota bacterium genome includes a region encoding these proteins:
- a CDS encoding biotin/lipoyl-binding protein: MKAKVNNKYDFTIQGNEKDFDIIEVKQGIFHIIKDHKSYNAEVLKANREEKSFVIRVNGNKYNVQIKDKYDDLLKELGIENASSAKIKAMKAPMPGLVVDVRVKEGDAVKKGDALVVLQAMKMENILKSPVEAIIKKIHIKKEDTIEKNQLLVSFT, translated from the coding sequence ATGAAAGCCAAAGTAAATAACAAATACGATTTCACCATTCAGGGCAATGAAAAGGATTTTGATATTATCGAAGTCAAACAAGGAATCTTTCACATCATCAAAGACCATAAATCGTATAACGCAGAAGTGCTGAAAGCAAACAGAGAAGAAAAAAGTTTTGTCATTCGTGTGAATGGAAATAAATACAACGTGCAGATAAAAGATAAATATGATGACCTGCTGAAAGAACTCGGAATAGAAAATGCTTCTTCAGCAAAAATCAAAGCGATGAAAGCGCCCATGCCCGGGTTGGTGGTGGATGTGCGCGTAAAGGAAGGCGATGCCGTAAAAAAAGGAGATGCACTCGTTGTGCTTCAGGCAATGAAGATGGAAAATATTTTAAAGTCGCCCGTAGAGGCAATCATTAAAAAAATTCATATCAAGAAAGAGGATACGATTGAGAAAAATCAATTGCTGGTAAGTTTCACCTAA